One window of Sardina pilchardus chromosome 2, fSarPil1.1, whole genome shotgun sequence genomic DNA carries:
- the miga1 gene encoding mitoguardin 1 isoform X1 — MTDDSLSSPLSIKVAALRVVDLPLSFCNSLAEVNVSPGTKKLFAATAFGAVSLIFLARHFKRRKGKKKAQSPWEQGEFDFLLATPPEKDTCIADNRQNLTLPLNTKSCYSCNLIPGGTLYSKLSVSLQSLSSVKSMNSSSSCTCANSSSCWDRSAEDQDICSMVNIPVTTPENLYLMGMELFEEALRRWEQALTFRSREAEDEASCASVKLGAGDAIAEESMEDIISAEFIHKLEFLLQRAYRLQEQFEGALGVSDPSSHTNNDKHTDMSSREDLDTLDSCLKDTLSIASTDSFVSAAELSEHRELRSAYALGSFCHYPFYDDALQMAEDGNISCRVLRTELLECLGDTDFLAKLHCVRQACQLILCERATRNFLADTGKKILSSIIVKARKSPKRFEEVFEEMISFLELTDHWSNTEVELATRGVKHLNFYDIVLDFILMDSFEDLENPPISIQNVVNNRWLNSSFKETAVASSCWSVLKQKRQHIKVQDGFISHFYAVCEQISPVLAWGFLGPKTSLHDFCSFFKDQVLYFLKDIFDLEKVRYTSVETLAEDMLHLLHRRSELLLAYLGADTFRHLNSCVTSQLHLVPNAMLEARVQ, encoded by the exons ATGACAGATGACTCTCTCAGCTCCCCATTGTCCATCAAAGTGGCGGCCCTTCGTGTGGTAGACTTGCCCCTCTCCTTCTGCAACTCTCTGGCTGAG GTTAATGTCAGCCCTGGCACAAAAAAGCTGTTTGCCGCCACAGCCTTTGGTGCTGTCTCCCTCATCTTCCTCGCCCGCCACTTCAAAAGGAGGAAGGGGAAGAAAAAGGCCCAGTCACCATGGGAACAGGGAGAATTTGACTTCCTCCTTGCAACTCCCCCAGAGAAAG ACACATGCATAGCTGATAACCGCCAGAATCTCACCCTGCCACTTAACACTAAAAGCTGCTACTCCTGTAACCTGATTCCTGGTGGGACCCTGTACAGCAAGCTCTCTGTCTCCTTGCAGAGCTTATCCTCG GTTAAAAGCATGAACTCCTCCAGCAGCTGCACCTGTGCTAACAGCTCCAGCTGCTGGGACAGAAGTGCTGAGGACCAAGACATCTGCAGTATGGTCAACATCCCAGTCACCACCCCTGAAAATCTCTACCTGATGG GCATGGAGTTGTTTGAGGAGGCTTTGAGGCGCTGGGAGCAGGCCCTCACCTTCCGCAGCCGGGAGGCAGAGGACGAAGCCAGCTGCGCCTCGGTGAAGCTGGGTGCTGGTGACGCTATCGCCGAGGAGAGCATGGAG GACATCATCAGTGCAGAGTTTATCCACAAGCTGGAGTTTCTGCTGCAGAGGGCCTACCGACTCCAGGAGCAATTTGAGGGGGCACTGGGGGTGTCTGACCCCTCATCACACACTAACAATG acaagcacacagacatgtcGAGCCGAGAGGACCTGGATACCCTGGACTCTTGTCTGAAGGATACCCTGAGCATAGCCTCCACCGACTCCTTTGTATCGGCTGCTGAG CTGTCCGAACACAGAGAGCTGAGGAGTGCCTATGCTCTAGGCTCGTTCTGCCACTACCCATTCTATGACGATGCACTGCAGATGGCCGAGGATGGGAATATCTCCTGCAGAGTTCTAAG GACCGAGCTGCTGGAATGCCTCGGTGACACAGACTTCCTGGCAAAGCTGCACTGTGTGCGTCAGGCTTGTCAG ctCATCTTGTGCGAACGGGCCACCAGAAACTTCCTAGCTGATACTGGAAAGAAGATCTTGTCCTCCATCATCGTCAAAGCCCGAAAG agccccAAGAGATTTGAGGAGGTGTTTGAGGAGATGATCTCCTTCCTGGAGCTGACTGACCACTGGAGCAACACGGAGGTGGAGCTGGCCACCCGCGGG GTGAAGCATTTGAACTTCTATGACATCGTCCTTGATTTCATCCTTATGGACTCTTTTGAGGACCTGGAGAATCCTCCCATCTCCATACAGAATGTCGTTAACAATCGGTGGCTCAACAGCTCCTTCAAAGAGACG GCTGTCGCATCAAGTTGTTGGTCAGTCCTGAAGCAGAAGAGGCAGCATATAAAG GTCCAGGATGGCTTCATTTCACACTTCTATGCTGTCTGTGAGCAAATCAGCCCTGTCCTGGCCTGGGGGTTCCTGGGGCCCAAAACCTCCCTGCATGACTTCTGCTCTTTTTTCAAG GACCAGGTGCTGTACTTCCTGAAGGACATCTTTGACCTGGAGAAGGTGCGCTACACCAGCGTGGAGACGCTGGCCGAGGACATGCTCCACCTGCTGCACAGGCGGTCCGAGCTGCTCTTGGCCTACCTGGGTGCTGACACCTTCCGCCACCTGAACAGCTGTGTCACCTCACAGCTCCACCTAGTGCCCAATGCCATGCTGGAGGCCAGAGTACAATAA
- the miga1 gene encoding mitoguardin 1 isoform X2: MAPGAAGVCLMHTLPKDALFIVGLVNVSPGTKKLFAATAFGAVSLIFLARHFKRRKGKKKAQSPWEQGEFDFLLATPPEKDTCIADNRQNLTLPLNTKSCYSCNLIPGGTLYSKLSVSLQSLSSVKSMNSSSSCTCANSSSCWDRSAEDQDICSMVNIPVTTPENLYLMGMELFEEALRRWEQALTFRSREAEDEASCASVKLGAGDAIAEESMEDIISAEFIHKLEFLLQRAYRLQEQFEGALGVSDPSSHTNNDKHTDMSSREDLDTLDSCLKDTLSIASTDSFVSAAELSEHRELRSAYALGSFCHYPFYDDALQMAEDGNISCRVLRTELLECLGDTDFLAKLHCVRQACQLILCERATRNFLADTGKKILSSIIVKARKSPKRFEEVFEEMISFLELTDHWSNTEVELATRGVKHLNFYDIVLDFILMDSFEDLENPPISIQNVVNNRWLNSSFKETAVASSCWSVLKQKRQHIKVQDGFISHFYAVCEQISPVLAWGFLGPKTSLHDFCSFFKDQVLYFLKDIFDLEKVRYTSVETLAEDMLHLLHRRSELLLAYLGADTFRHLNSCVTSQLHLVPNAMLEARVQ, from the exons ATGGCACCAGGTGCAGCGGGCGTTTGTCTGATGCATACCCTTCCTAAAGATGCCTTATTTATTGTTGGACTG GTTAATGTCAGCCCTGGCACAAAAAAGCTGTTTGCCGCCACAGCCTTTGGTGCTGTCTCCCTCATCTTCCTCGCCCGCCACTTCAAAAGGAGGAAGGGGAAGAAAAAGGCCCAGTCACCATGGGAACAGGGAGAATTTGACTTCCTCCTTGCAACTCCCCCAGAGAAAG ACACATGCATAGCTGATAACCGCCAGAATCTCACCCTGCCACTTAACACTAAAAGCTGCTACTCCTGTAACCTGATTCCTGGTGGGACCCTGTACAGCAAGCTCTCTGTCTCCTTGCAGAGCTTATCCTCG GTTAAAAGCATGAACTCCTCCAGCAGCTGCACCTGTGCTAACAGCTCCAGCTGCTGGGACAGAAGTGCTGAGGACCAAGACATCTGCAGTATGGTCAACATCCCAGTCACCACCCCTGAAAATCTCTACCTGATGG GCATGGAGTTGTTTGAGGAGGCTTTGAGGCGCTGGGAGCAGGCCCTCACCTTCCGCAGCCGGGAGGCAGAGGACGAAGCCAGCTGCGCCTCGGTGAAGCTGGGTGCTGGTGACGCTATCGCCGAGGAGAGCATGGAG GACATCATCAGTGCAGAGTTTATCCACAAGCTGGAGTTTCTGCTGCAGAGGGCCTACCGACTCCAGGAGCAATTTGAGGGGGCACTGGGGGTGTCTGACCCCTCATCACACACTAACAATG acaagcacacagacatgtcGAGCCGAGAGGACCTGGATACCCTGGACTCTTGTCTGAAGGATACCCTGAGCATAGCCTCCACCGACTCCTTTGTATCGGCTGCTGAG CTGTCCGAACACAGAGAGCTGAGGAGTGCCTATGCTCTAGGCTCGTTCTGCCACTACCCATTCTATGACGATGCACTGCAGATGGCCGAGGATGGGAATATCTCCTGCAGAGTTCTAAG GACCGAGCTGCTGGAATGCCTCGGTGACACAGACTTCCTGGCAAAGCTGCACTGTGTGCGTCAGGCTTGTCAG ctCATCTTGTGCGAACGGGCCACCAGAAACTTCCTAGCTGATACTGGAAAGAAGATCTTGTCCTCCATCATCGTCAAAGCCCGAAAG agccccAAGAGATTTGAGGAGGTGTTTGAGGAGATGATCTCCTTCCTGGAGCTGACTGACCACTGGAGCAACACGGAGGTGGAGCTGGCCACCCGCGGG GTGAAGCATTTGAACTTCTATGACATCGTCCTTGATTTCATCCTTATGGACTCTTTTGAGGACCTGGAGAATCCTCCCATCTCCATACAGAATGTCGTTAACAATCGGTGGCTCAACAGCTCCTTCAAAGAGACG GCTGTCGCATCAAGTTGTTGGTCAGTCCTGAAGCAGAAGAGGCAGCATATAAAG GTCCAGGATGGCTTCATTTCACACTTCTATGCTGTCTGTGAGCAAATCAGCCCTGTCCTGGCCTGGGGGTTCCTGGGGCCCAAAACCTCCCTGCATGACTTCTGCTCTTTTTTCAAG GACCAGGTGCTGTACTTCCTGAAGGACATCTTTGACCTGGAGAAGGTGCGCTACACCAGCGTGGAGACGCTGGCCGAGGACATGCTCCACCTGCTGCACAGGCGGTCCGAGCTGCTCTTGGCCTACCTGGGTGCTGACACCTTCCGCCACCTGAACAGCTGTGTCACCTCACAGCTCCACCTAGTGCCCAATGCCATGCTGGAGGCCAGAGTACAATAA